AGCAGACCAACCTGCTGGCGCTCAACGCCGCCATCGAGGCGGCGCGGGCCGGCGAGCAGGGGCGTGGTTTCGCTGTGGTGGCTGATGAGGTGCGCAACCTGGCCAAGCGTACGCAGCAGTCCACCGAAGAGATCGAAGCGATGATCGCCAAGCTGCAAGGTGGCGTGGGGGCGGCGGTGAAGGCGATGAACGCCAGTCACCAGATGGCCGATGGCACGGTCAGTCAGTCGGCCAAGGTGCAGCAGGCCTTGGAGAACATCCTCGGCGCGGTGGGCATGATCGTCGATCAGAACCAGCAGATCGCCGCGGCGGCCGAGCAGCAGACGGCGGTGGCGCACGACATCGACCAGAATATCGTCGAGATCAACTATGCGGGGGAGCGTACCGCTGCCGGCGCCAGCCAGACCGAGCAGGCCAGCCGCGAGCTGAGCGAGCTGGTTACGCGTCTCAAGCAGTTGATCGGCGCGTTTCGCGTCTGATCGCTCCTCCCACAGGCTTCCCTTGGCCATTGCTCTGACCCTGTAGGAGCGGCGCCCCGCCGCGAGCTTGGGCGACTCTCTCCAGTCGCCTTTTCTGCGCAGAGCCTGTCCTCGAAGTGTTCCAGGTCGGAGGACGGGAATCCAGAGTCTCTGTAGCTCCTGGGCTCCCGCCTTCGCGGGAGTGACGGTGAAGGTTGTTCCAGAACAACCGGAAGCACAGATGGCACGGAGCGGCTCCCCGCCGCGAATATGGGCGACACGGTCTGGAAACATTCGCCCCGGGGCGGGGCTCCTACAGATGGTCATGTAGGATGATTTGCCTGAGGTCTATGCCCAGCCGAACAACTCATCCGCATTACGGCTGCTGGCCGCGGCCAGTTCCTCTGCCGTCATATCGCGCAACGCAGCCAGCTCGGCACAGATTTCAGCCAGATATTCCGGGCTGTTGCGCTGGTTGGGGTGCATGGCCGGGGCCATGTCCGGCGAGTCGGTTTCCAGCACGATGGCCTCCAGTGGCAGCTGCGCCACCACCTTGCGCAGTCGATTGGCTTGCGGCCAGGTAGCGGCGCCACCAAGACCGAGGCGGAAACCCAGCTTGATGTACTCGCGCGCCTCCTCGTAGCTACCGGCGAAGGCGTGGATGATGCCGCCGCGCGCCAGACGAAAGCGCTTGAGGGTGGCGATGGTCGCGGCATGGGCGCGGCGCACGTGCAGCAGCGCCGGCAGTTCGAAGTCGGCAGCAAGTTGTAGCTGCGCTTCGAACAGCGCCTGCTGGCGCTGTCGATCCAACTGTTCCAGATAATAGTCCAGACCGAACTCACCGACGGCGCACAATTTGTGGTGCCCAGCCAGTTTGCTCAGCCAGTCGCGCAGCTCAAGGAGATCCTGCGGACGATGTTCGTCCAGATAGACCGGATGCAGGCCGAAAGCTGCGTACAGGCTTTCATCTTCTTCGACCAGTTGCCATAGCCGCTGCCAGTTGGCCCGGTAGACGCCGAGCACCACCAGGCGCTGCACGCCCAGTGCGCGGCTGCGTGTAAGCACTTCGTCGCGATCTGCGTCGAAGTCGGGGAAGTCGAGGTGGGTGTGGGTGTCGATCAGGCGCATCGGTCAGCTCACCAGCGGGCGTTCAGAATCGGCTATTTTCCCCTTTCACGCCAGGGCAAGGGAGCGTTGGCGAATCTTTTCAGTCGTATGGATATGGACGAGTTTCACTCGGGCAGTGAAATAAGGAGGTCGCTGGGTGCGCCATTTACGCAAGTTTGTAGGCGCATTGTTCGCCGTTTTCCTGTTGTTGCTGGCGGCGTTGATGCTGTTTCTGGTGCTGTTCGATTGGAATCGGGCGCGGCCGCTGATCAATGAACAGGTTTCTGCGGCCCTGAATCGACCGTTCGCCATCGAGGGCGATCTGCGCGTGGTCTGGCAGCGTGAAGCCGGTCAGCAGGGTTTGAGCGCCTGGCTACCCTGGCCCCATTTTGCTGCCGAGCAGTTGCGCCTGGGCAACCCGGACTGGGCGCAGGGCGATACCTTCGTCAGTCTCGACAGCGTGCGTTTGCGCCTGTCGCCCCTGCCGCTGCTGTGGAAAACGGTGAGCATTCCCAGTATCGAACTCGGCGCGCCGGTCGCCGATCTGCAGCGCCTGGCCGATGGCCGGGCGAACTGGGTGTTCGATCTGGGCAAGGAGGAGGCGGACGACAGCAAGCAGCCCAGCCCCTGGACGTTGGATATCGGCACGATTGGCTTCGACAAGGGGCAGGTGAAGGTCGACGACAAGGTCAGCAATACCCGCCTGGAGGCGATTATCCAGCCGCTGGGCGAACCGATCCCATTCGCCGATATCGTCGGCAAGAGCGCGGCCGAGCGTCTGGCCGAGAACAATGGCAATGCCCAGGATTACGCATTCGCCTGGCAGACCAAGGGCAGTTTCCGTGGCCAGCCGTTGACCGGCAGCGGCAAGGTCGGTGGCCTGCTGGCGCTGCATGACGCGTCGCAGCCGTTCCCGTTGCAGGCCGATCTGCGCATTGGCGCGACCCGTATCGTGCTGGCCGGCAGCCTGACCGATCCGCAGAACCTGGGGGCTCTGGATCTGCGCTTGCGTCTGTCCGGCGCCAGCCTCGGTCAGCTGTATCCGCTGACCGGCGTGACCTTGCCGGATACCCCGCCATACAGCACCGACGGTCGCTTGCAGGCCGACCTGCACGATGCCGACGGGGCGATCTTTCGCTACCTCGGCTTCAACGGCCAGATCGGTGACAGCGATATCCGTGGCGACCTGACGTTTGTGGCCCGCGAGCCACGGCCGAAACTGTCCGGCCAGCTGACCTCCAACCAACTGCTGTTCAGTGACCTGGCGCCGCTGATCGGCGCTGACTCCAGTGCGGACAAGCGCGAACGTGGCGAACGGGACGTGCAGCCGGCGAACAAGGCGCTACC
The genomic region above belongs to Pseudomonas sediminis and contains:
- a CDS encoding methyl-accepting chemotaxis protein, which encodes MSATAQEVARSAAAAVGSAQSVNQETVSGRALVEQQVGAIQRLAGEIDQSVAVINQLASDSAAISQVLDVIKGIAEQTNLLALNAAIEAARAGEQGRGFAVVADEVRNLAKRTQQSTEEIEAMIAKLQGGVGAAVKAMNASHQMADGTVSQSAKVQQALENILGAVGMIVDQNQQIAAAAEQQTAVAHDIDQNIVEINYAGERTAAGASQTEQASRELSELVTRLKQLIGAFRV
- a CDS encoding AsmA family protein, which produces MRHLRKFVGALFAVFLLLLAALMLFLVLFDWNRARPLINEQVSAALNRPFAIEGDLRVVWQREAGQQGLSAWLPWPHFAAEQLRLGNPDWAQGDTFVSLDSVRLRLSPLPLLWKTVSIPSIELGAPVADLQRLADGRANWVFDLGKEEADDSKQPSPWTLDIGTIGFDKGQVKVDDKVSNTRLEAIIQPLGEPIPFADIVGKSAAERLAENNGNAQDYAFAWQTKGSFRGQPLTGSGKVGGLLALHDASQPFPLQADLRIGATRIVLAGSLTDPQNLGALDLRLRLSGASLGQLYPLTGVTLPDTPPYSTDGRLQADLHDADGAIFRYLGFNGQIGDSDIRGDLTFVAREPRPKLSGQLTSNQLLFSDLAPLIGADSSADKRERGERDVQPANKALPVSEFRTDRWRAMDADVRFVGKRIVHSEQLPITDLDTHVVLNDGMLSLEPLRFGMAGGVLDLQIRLNGATTPLQGQMRLRARDLKLKQLFPTFAPMQTSLGELNGDARISGRGNSVAALLGSADGELKMLINDGAVSRGLMEIAGLNVGNYLVGRLFGDEDVKIHCAAADLGIKQGLMSTRLFVIDTDNAVIKVDGSANFANERLNFTITPATKGFRIFSLRSPLYVRGTFKEPSPGVQATPLALRGVGLVALGVAVAPAAGLLALVAPSAGDEPSQCAPLLQKIQGGQ
- a CDS encoding TatD family hydrolase produces the protein MRLIDTHTHLDFPDFDADRDEVLTRSRALGVQRLVVLGVYRANWQRLWQLVEEDESLYAAFGLHPVYLDEHRPQDLLELRDWLSKLAGHHKLCAVGEFGLDYYLEQLDRQRQQALFEAQLQLAADFELPALLHVRRAHAATIATLKRFRLARGGIIHAFAGSYEEAREYIKLGFRLGLGGAATWPQANRLRKVVAQLPLEAIVLETDSPDMAPAMHPNQRNSPEYLAEICAELAALRDMTAEELAAASSRNADELFGWA